A segment of the candidate division WOR-3 bacterium genome:
AGGGTAAAGACGACCCCGGTGTTAGCCGCGGTGTCGGCAATCAGTTGTTCGAGTTTTGCTCTGACCGGAGCAGGAAGGTCCTGGGCGCGACCGATCGTGCGAACCCTAACGTTGTTTTTCATGAGCCCGGGTCGTTCCGCATCTATTGACCGGGCCATCAGCGTCATTAGGTTTCTCACCTCGCGCGGTGGCCGCTGCCAGTTTTCGGTGGAGAAGGTGTACACCGTAAGGTACTTGACCCCGAGGTCGGAGCAGGCGGCTACAGTATTGTGTAGCGCCTTGACACCCTGGCGGTGGCCAATCGTTCGTGGCAGGTGACGCCGCGCGGCCCAGCGACCGTTGCCGTCCATGATGATAGCAACGTGGCGGGGAATACGCGGGTTGTCAGTCTTGGTCACAGGATGCTGTGCTGACAAACATGTCCTGTTTGGCAGCCTTGGGGCCGGCCGGGTGGGCCTTCTTGCTCCGTTTGGAATGACGCCCTCCTTTCTTCAGGCGTCACTTTTCAAGGACTTCGGCTTCCTTCTTTTTCAGTAGTTCGTCGAGCTTGCGGATGTATTCGTCGGTGAACTCTTGGATTTTCTTCGAACCGGCCTTGGCGTCGTCCTCAGATATCTTCTTGTCCTTTTCGAGTTTCTTTACGGCCTCGTTGGCTTCGCGGCGCAGGTTGCGTACTGCGACCCGTGCGTCCTCGGTTAGTTTGCCGCACAGCTTGACCAGTTCCCGACGTCGCTCCTCAGTAAGGGGAGGAATCTGTAGTCGGATGAGGTTGGCCTCGACCTTGGGGTTCAGACCAAGCTCAGCCCGTTGAATTGCCTTCTCGATTTCGGGCAGGATGGTTCGGTCCCAGGGTTGAACAACAAGTTGTCTGGGTTCGGGCACCGAGATGCTCGCCAATTGCTTGAGCGGGGTCGGTGTATCGTAGTAGTTCACGCGCACGCCATCAAGGATGGCTGGGTTGGCGCGGGCGGTGCGGATACGGGCGAATTCAGCCTCGAGGACTTCAACCGTCTTGGCCATTTTGGCCCGAAAATCACGATAGACCTGTTCTAGCATATGTAACTCCCGATTTCTTTCCCCTGAATTATCTCGATAATAGCGCGTGGCCGGGACAAGTCAAACACCCGAATTGGAATCCGGCACTCCATGCAGAGCGCAAATGCCGGAAGGTCCATGACCGCGAGCCTGGCGGCCAGGGCCTGTTCGTAGCTCAGTCGGCGATACAGTCGGGCGTTTTTCGTCTGCCTGGGGTCGGCCGAGTAAACGCCGGCAACGTTCGTCGCTTTCATCA
Coding sequences within it:
- the uppS gene encoding polyprenyl diphosphate synthase, which translates into the protein MTKTDNPRIPRHVAIIMDGNGRWAARRHLPRTIGHRQGVKALHNTVAACSDLGVKYLTVYTFSTENWQRPPREVRNLMTLMARSIDAERPGLMKNNVRVRTIGRAQDLPAPVRAKLEQLIADTAANTGVVFTLAISYGGRAEIIDACRRAVAARIAPDSEEDFRQLLYDPSLPDPDLLIRTGGDQRISNYLLWQLAYTELYFTDTLWPDFGRKELAAAIEEFSRRQRRFGRV
- the frr gene encoding ribosome recycling factor; amino-acid sequence: MLEQVYRDFRAKMAKTVEVLEAEFARIRTARANPAILDGVRVNYYDTPTPLKQLASISVPEPRQLVVQPWDRTILPEIEKAIQRAELGLNPKVEANLIRLQIPPLTEERRRELVKLCGKLTEDARVAVRNLRREANEAVKKLEKDKKISEDDAKAGSKKIQEFTDEYIRKLDELLKKKEAEVLEK